A portion of the Bubalus kerabau isolate K-KA32 ecotype Philippines breed swamp buffalo chromosome 1, PCC_UOA_SB_1v2, whole genome shotgun sequence genome contains these proteins:
- the LOC129627216 gene encoding olfactory receptor 2W3-like, with protein sequence MDVTNESTQGNFILLGFSDRPHLERILFVVILIAYLLTLVGNTTIILVSQLDPHLHTPMYFFLAHLSFLDLSFTTSSIPQLLYNLNGHDKTISYTGCAIQLFLFLGLGGVECLLLAVMAYDRFVAVCKPLHYMVIMNPQLCLGLVSLAWGCGVANSLIMSPMTLWLPRCGYQKVDHFLCEMPALIRMACVNTAAVEGIAFILAIGIVLSPLVFILISYGYIVRAVLSIQSSSGRHKAFNTCGSHLTVVSLFYGNIIYMYMQPGTSSSKDQGKFLTLFYNIVTPLLNPLIYTLRNKEVKGALRRLTLVNLSLRKKL encoded by the coding sequence ATGGATGTAACCAATGAAAGCACCCAGGGAAATTTCATCCTTTTGGGATTTTCTGATCGGCCCCATCTGGAGAGAATCCTCTTTGTGGTTATCTTGATCGCATATCTCCTGACGCTTGTGGGCAACACCACCATCATCCTGGTGTCTCAGCTAGATCCTCACCTCCACactcccatgtacttcttcctcgcCCATCTCTCCTTCCTGGACCTTAGTTTTACTACCAGCTCCATCCCTCAGCTTCTGTATAACCTAAATGGACACGACAAGACCATCAGCTACACAGGCTGTGCCATCCAGCTCTTCCTATTCCTGGGTCTGGGTGGTGTGGAATGTCTACTCCTGGCAGTCATGGCATATGACCGGTTTGTTGCAGTCTGCAAGCCTCTGCACTACATGGTGATCATGAATCCACAGTTATGCTTGGGTTTAGTGTCCCTTGCTTGGGGCTGTGGGGTGGCCAACTCTTTGATCATGTCTCCAATGACTCTGTGGTTACCCCGCTGTGGGTACCAGAAGGTAGACCACTTCCTGTGTGAGATGCCTGCCCTAATTCGGATGGCCTGTGTCAATACAGCTGCCGTTGAAGGCATTGCCTTTATTCTTGCAATAGGTATTGTGCTGTCGCCCTTAGTGTTTATCCTGATCTCCTATGGCTACATTGTGAGGGCTGTACTAAGTATTCAGTCATCCTCTGGGAGGCACAAAGCCTTTAACACCTGTGGCTCCCATCTCACAGTGGTCTCACTTTTCTATGGAAATATTATTTACATGTACATGCAACCAGGAACCAGCTCTTCCAAGGACCAAGGCAAGTTCCTCACCCTCTTCTACAACATTGTCACCCCGCTCCTGAATCCTCTGATCTACACCCTCAGAAACAAAGAGGTGAAGGGGGCACTGAGAAGATTGACTTTGGTAAATCTcagtttaagaaagaaattataa